A genomic window from Slackia heliotrinireducens DSM 20476 includes:
- the aroC gene encoding chorismate synthase, protein MASNIGKNVRIQVFGQSHSAAIGVTIDGIPAGKRIDTDELQAFLDRRAPGRLPWVTPRKEADRVEFLSGLVDGVTCGAPIGAVIANTNTRSSDYARLDRVPRPGHADYVAREKYHGAQDFAGGGHFSGRLTAPLCVAGGIALQLLREEGVRIGAHLARAACIDDACYPLQGITADMLDAAKGKDMPVLDDAAGQAMAQAILAAREACDSVGGVVECAAIGVPVGLGDPMFDGVENVIAKYCFGIPAVKGIEFGVGFEAADLAGSVNNDAYRFENGKVRFESNNAGGALGGISTGEPVVFRLAFKPTPSISGVQHSVNLDTGQNEDLSVRGRHDPCVAVRAVPVVEAVCALALYDMMLESRMR, encoded by the coding sequence TTGGCATCGAACATCGGGAAGAACGTTCGCATACAGGTTTTCGGGCAGAGCCATTCTGCCGCCATCGGCGTGACCATCGACGGAATCCCTGCCGGCAAACGCATCGATACGGATGAGCTGCAGGCGTTTCTGGACCGTCGGGCACCTGGGCGGCTGCCGTGGGTGACCCCTCGGAAAGAAGCGGACCGCGTCGAGTTTCTGAGCGGCCTTGTCGACGGTGTGACCTGCGGCGCTCCCATCGGTGCCGTTATCGCCAACACCAACACCAGGTCTTCCGACTACGCCCGTCTCGACCGCGTGCCCCGGCCGGGCCATGCCGACTACGTGGCCCGGGAGAAGTACCACGGCGCCCAGGATTTCGCGGGGGGAGGGCATTTCTCCGGACGTCTGACCGCGCCTTTGTGCGTGGCCGGCGGCATCGCTTTGCAGCTGCTGCGTGAGGAAGGCGTGCGCATCGGCGCGCATCTGGCCCGTGCGGCCTGCATCGACGACGCGTGCTATCCGTTGCAGGGCATTACGGCCGACATGCTGGACGCCGCCAAGGGAAAGGACATGCCCGTGCTTGACGACGCGGCCGGCCAGGCCATGGCCCAGGCCATCCTTGCTGCCCGTGAGGCCTGCGACTCCGTGGGCGGGGTGGTGGAATGCGCTGCCATCGGCGTGCCGGTAGGGCTGGGCGACCCCATGTTCGACGGCGTCGAGAACGTCATTGCGAAGTACTGCTTCGGCATACCGGCCGTGAAGGGCATCGAATTCGGCGTCGGGTTCGAAGCGGCTGACCTGGCAGGTTCCGTCAACAACGACGCCTACCGTTTCGAAAACGGAAAGGTGCGCTTCGAAAGCAACAACGCAGGCGGGGCCTTGGGCGGCATCTCCACGGGTGAACCCGTGGTGTTCCGCCTGGCTTTCAAGCCCACGCCTTCCATATCCGGCGTGCAGCACAGCGTGAACCTGGACACCGGGCAGAACGAAGACCTGTCGGTCCGCGGCAGGCACGACCCCTGCGTGGCCGTGCGCGCGGTTCCCGTGGTCGAGGCCGTGTGCGCGCTGGCCCTGTACGACATGATGCTGGAATCGAGGATGCGATGA
- the secG gene encoding preprotein translocase subunit SecG — protein MTALLVIFLILWAVSGVGLIVFVLLHSGKGTGLSDMIASSLYSTQTGTNIIEKNLDRITIILAVVFLVCLIALMFVYPQGTISA, from the coding sequence GTGACTGCTCTGCTTGTTATTTTCTTGATTCTCTGGGCCGTTTCGGGCGTCGGCCTGATTGTGTTCGTGCTGCTGCATTCCGGCAAGGGCACGGGCCTGTCCGATATGATCGCCTCTTCTCTGTATTCCACGCAGACGGGTACGAACATCATCGAGAAGAACCTCGACCGCATCACCATCATCCTGGCGGTCGTGTTCCTGGTGTGCCTCATCGCCCTGATGTTCGTGTATCCCCAGGGAACCATCAGTGCATAA
- a CDS encoding prephenate dehydrogenase codes for MAETEEHGVDAILANGKPRKVGIAGLGLIGGSFAKSYSEAGCTVYGWNRTESTLAAAINERSVSAKLDETNIGECDCILVALYPQVTIDWVTQMAPYIEPGTLVIDCGGVKRVICEPLFELAEQHGFVFMGGHPMAGTQYSGFRYAKFDLYAGEPFVLVPPAIYDPRIIQAAELALAPCGFGTFSVTTPEKHDELIAYTSQLAHVVSSAFIKSPTALKHRGFSAGSYKDLTRVAEMNAAMWTELFLDNADNLTTEIDRVICELERYRDAITDGDSEHLQELLQAGTDAKAKADGRWPDRSRSS; via the coding sequence GATCGGCGGCTCGTTTGCCAAAAGCTATTCCGAGGCCGGCTGCACGGTCTACGGGTGGAACCGGACGGAAAGCACCTTGGCCGCGGCCATCAACGAGCGCTCCGTGTCCGCAAAGCTCGACGAAACCAACATCGGCGAGTGCGATTGCATCCTGGTTGCCCTGTATCCCCAGGTCACCATCGATTGGGTTACCCAGATGGCGCCTTACATCGAGCCGGGCACCCTGGTCATCGACTGCGGCGGCGTCAAGCGCGTGATCTGCGAGCCCCTCTTCGAGCTGGCAGAACAGCACGGCTTCGTCTTCATGGGAGGCCATCCCATGGCCGGCACGCAGTACTCCGGTTTCCGCTACGCGAAGTTCGACCTGTACGCGGGCGAACCCTTCGTTTTGGTGCCTCCTGCCATCTACGACCCCCGCATCATCCAGGCTGCCGAGCTGGCCTTGGCGCCCTGCGGGTTCGGCACCTTCTCGGTCACCACGCCCGAGAAGCACGACGAGCTCATCGCCTATACCTCGCAGCTGGCCCATGTGGTGAGCTCCGCGTTCATCAAAAGCCCTACGGCCTTAAAGCACCGCGGCTTTTCGGCGGGAAGCTACAAGGATTTGACCCGCGTTGCCGAGATGAACGCAGCCATGTGGACGGAATTGTTCTTGGACAACGCCGACAACCTGACGACCGAGATAGACCGCGTCATCTGCGAGCTTGAGCGTTACCGCGACGCTATAACCGACGGCGACAGCGAGCATCTGCAGGAGCTTCTGCAGGCCGGCACCGACGCCAAGGCCAAGGCCGACGGGCGGTGGCCCGACCGCAGTCGCAGTTCGTAA
- a CDS encoding chorismate mutase: MDTNKTDAAADTTPEHVVDLVRSRERIDEIDKKIVELFCERMDVVKDVAVYKAATGKAVFDAERERQKIERATAQADAKYGEFVAPLFTMLMELSRSYQDRQLHPQSELSRFVSSIPRKGAFPQKARVACQGALGSWAYSATKRMVPGADIDFEDTWEGVCDKVAAGEADFGVMPLENTTTGTVTRAWDLLHAKGLYVVRSVNLRIDQCLLAKPGTKLEDIREVFSHEQGLRQCASYLESLDAGMRRSIRENTASAARAVAQSERTDVAAIASADCAELYGLEVLVPSIQDMKENLTRFACFAKSPVVYDEADRTSLMLITPHEPGSLFRVISRFAALGINMAKLESRPIPGREFEFMFYLDVESTPKDEVFMKAAAQIPYISEQLHFLGSYADVSQGSEGR; this comes from the coding sequence ATGGATACGAACAAGACGGATGCCGCTGCGGACACCACGCCGGAGCATGTGGTCGACCTGGTTCGGTCCCGCGAGCGCATCGACGAGATAGACAAGAAGATAGTGGAGCTGTTCTGCGAGCGCATGGACGTAGTCAAGGACGTGGCCGTGTACAAGGCTGCCACGGGCAAGGCCGTGTTCGATGCGGAGCGCGAACGCCAGAAGATCGAGCGCGCAACCGCCCAGGCCGATGCGAAGTACGGCGAGTTCGTCGCGCCGCTGTTCACCATGCTTATGGAGCTCAGCCGGTCTTACCAGGACCGCCAGCTGCATCCCCAAAGCGAACTGTCCCGGTTCGTTTCGTCCATCCCGCGTAAGGGGGCGTTTCCCCAGAAGGCCCGTGTGGCGTGTCAAGGCGCGCTCGGCTCGTGGGCCTATTCCGCCACGAAGCGCATGGTCCCCGGTGCCGACATTGATTTCGAGGACACATGGGAAGGGGTCTGCGACAAAGTGGCGGCCGGCGAGGCGGATTTTGGCGTCATGCCTCTTGAGAACACCACCACAGGCACGGTGACCCGCGCATGGGATCTGCTGCACGCCAAGGGGCTGTACGTGGTCCGCTCAGTGAACCTGCGCATCGACCAGTGCCTGCTGGCGAAGCCGGGCACCAAGCTCGAGGACATCCGCGAGGTGTTCTCCCATGAACAAGGCCTTCGCCAATGCGCGAGCTACCTCGAGTCGCTCGATGCTGGCATGAGGCGCTCCATTCGCGAGAACACCGCAAGCGCCGCCCGAGCGGTTGCACAGAGCGAACGGACCGATGTGGCCGCCATCGCATCGGCCGATTGCGCCGAACTGTACGGCTTGGAGGTGCTGGTCCCTTCGATCCAGGACATGAAGGAGAACCTGACCAGGTTCGCCTGTTTCGCCAAATCGCCCGTGGTCTACGACGAGGCCGACCGCACGTCGCTTATGCTGATCACGCCCCATGAGCCTGGCTCGCTCTTCCGGGTCATATCGCGGTTTGCAGCCCTGGGCATCAACATGGCCAAGCTGGAGAGCCGTCCCATCCCGGGTCGCGAGTTCGAGTTCATGTTCTACCTGGATGTCGAGTCGACGCCGAAAGACGAAGTGTTCATGAAGGCTGCGGCGCAGATTCCCTACATCAGCGAGCAGCTGCATTTCCTCGGGAGCTACGCCGACGTCTCGCAGGGGAGCGAAGGCCGTTAG